The Solibacillus sp. FSL R7-0682 genome includes a window with the following:
- the secG gene encoding preprotein translocase subunit SecG has product MHTLLTVLLIIVALALIVVVLLQSGKSAGLSGAISGGAEQLFGKQKARGMDLVLHRVTIVLSVAFFVLALAITKI; this is encoded by the coding sequence ATGCATACGTTATTAACAGTTTTACTTATTATCGTAGCTTTAGCCTTAATCGTTGTCGTTTTATTACAATCAGGTAAAAGCGCTGGTTTATCAGGTGCCATCTCTGGTGGAGCTGAACAACTATTCGGTAAACAGAAGGCTCGTGGGATGGATTTAGTATTACACCGTGTTACGATCGTTTTATCTGTTGCATTCTTCGTGTTAGCTTTAGCTATTACAAAAATCTAA
- the rnr gene encoding ribonuclease R, giving the protein MTQNNDLQNQILEFMRDDDYRPMTVSEIEGAFALEEADDFRELVKTLVKMEAQGQIVRSRSNRYGLPERMNLLRGRFIGNAKGFGFVAPEEEGMDDIFIPSYETNGALNGDTVLVRILKESSGDRREGTITKIVERNKTTFVGTYQANRGFGFVVTDDKKLNMDIFIAKDDALGAVDGHKVVAEVTHWPDASKSATGVITKILGHKNDPGVDILSILYKYDIPPEFPQEVVQAAADVPDEIAEEDLVGRRDLRDEVIVTIDGADAKDLDDAVTVVKYDDGTYKLGVHIADVSYYVTQGSVLDTEAYERATSVYLTDRVIPMIPHRLSNGICSLNPQVDRLTLSCEMIIDGAGHIVKHEIFQSVINTTERMTYTDVYKILEHPDENPELMERYEKLVPMFQNMEELAQILRNKRMVRGAIDFDFKESKVLVDEEGWPQDIVLRERTVAERLIEEFMLAANETIAEHFHWMELPFLYRIHEDPKPEKLQRFFEFVTNFGIVIKGSGNSVHPKALQEVIQSIEGLPEEPVISTMLLRSMQQAKYYAESLGHFGLSTEFYTHFTSPIRRYPDLIVHRLIRTYLINQDTSKETVVQWGSVMDEIADHTSNRERRAVEAERDTDALKKAQYMSDKIGEEFVGIVSSITNFGIFVELENTVEGLVHISNMTDDYYRFEDRHMVMIGERTGRQFRIGDEVKIRVANVVIEESSVDFEIVDMVSNARPSRRQTAKVIHAGRKEGRSGDKERIGEKRDRKARGGSKERPAKEKKRSGSSERDPRGRRKDGKKSDKPFYEGIAKGKKKKSKKKK; this is encoded by the coding sequence ATGACTCAAAACAATGATTTACAAAACCAAATCCTCGAATTTATGAGGGATGATGATTATAGACCGATGACCGTATCTGAAATTGAAGGTGCGTTTGCATTAGAAGAAGCAGATGATTTCCGTGAACTTGTCAAAACGCTTGTTAAAATGGAAGCTCAAGGACAAATCGTGCGCTCACGTTCTAACCGTTATGGTTTACCAGAACGCATGAATTTATTACGTGGACGCTTTATCGGTAACGCAAAAGGCTTCGGCTTTGTAGCACCGGAAGAAGAGGGCATGGACGATATTTTTATTCCATCTTACGAAACTAATGGCGCACTAAATGGCGATACCGTACTTGTTCGTATTTTAAAAGAATCTTCAGGTGACCGCCGTGAAGGTACGATTACAAAAATTGTGGAACGTAATAAAACAACTTTTGTCGGCACGTACCAAGCAAATCGCGGCTTTGGCTTCGTAGTTACCGATGACAAAAAGTTAAATATGGACATTTTCATAGCTAAGGATGATGCACTGGGAGCGGTAGATGGTCATAAAGTAGTAGCGGAAGTAACCCATTGGCCAGACGCATCAAAATCAGCGACAGGTGTCATTACAAAAATATTAGGGCACAAAAATGACCCAGGTGTGGACATTTTATCGATTCTTTATAAATACGATATTCCACCAGAATTCCCACAAGAGGTTGTGCAAGCAGCAGCCGATGTACCAGATGAGATTGCAGAGGAAGATTTAGTTGGCCGCCGTGATTTACGTGATGAAGTAATCGTGACGATTGACGGCGCAGATGCCAAGGATTTAGATGACGCAGTTACAGTCGTGAAGTATGATGACGGTACTTACAAACTAGGTGTCCACATTGCAGATGTAAGTTATTATGTGACACAAGGTTCTGTATTAGATACGGAAGCTTATGAACGAGCGACATCTGTATATTTGACAGACCGTGTAATTCCAATGATTCCACACCGTTTATCGAACGGGATTTGTTCATTAAATCCACAAGTAGATCGTCTAACATTGTCTTGTGAGATGATTATTGATGGTGCAGGGCACATCGTAAAGCATGAAATTTTCCAAAGTGTCATTAACACGACGGAGCGTATGACGTATACAGATGTGTATAAGATTTTAGAGCATCCTGACGAAAATCCAGAATTAATGGAGCGCTACGAAAAGCTTGTGCCAATGTTCCAGAACATGGAGGAGCTTGCACAAATTTTACGTAATAAACGTATGGTGCGCGGGGCGATTGACTTTGATTTTAAAGAATCCAAAGTGCTAGTTGATGAAGAAGGTTGGCCACAAGATATCGTCCTACGTGAACGTACAGTGGCAGAACGATTAATCGAGGAATTCATGCTTGCAGCAAACGAAACAATCGCAGAGCATTTCCATTGGATGGAATTGCCGTTTTTATACCGTATTCACGAAGATCCAAAACCAGAGAAATTACAGCGTTTCTTCGAATTCGTTACGAATTTCGGGATTGTTATTAAAGGATCTGGCAACTCGGTTCATCCGAAGGCATTACAGGAAGTGATACAATCGATTGAGGGCTTACCAGAGGAGCCAGTTATTTCAACGATGTTATTACGTTCGATGCAGCAGGCAAAATATTACGCAGAGTCATTAGGACACTTCGGTTTATCGACGGAGTTTTATACACACTTCACATCACCAATTCGTCGTTACCCTGATTTAATTGTTCATCGATTAATTCGCACGTATTTAATTAATCAGGATACATCGAAGGAAACCGTTGTACAATGGGGCTCTGTGATGGATGAAATTGCAGATCATACATCTAACCGTGAACGTCGTGCAGTAGAAGCGGAGCGTGATACTGATGCACTGAAAAAAGCGCAGTATATGTCCGATAAAATTGGCGAAGAGTTTGTTGGCATTGTCTCATCGATTACGAACTTTGGTATTTTCGTTGAATTAGAAAATACAGTAGAAGGTCTAGTGCACATTTCGAATATGACCGATGATTACTACCGCTTTGAAGATCGTCATATGGTTATGATCGGCGAGCGTACAGGTCGTCAATTCCGTATCGGCGATGAGGTGAAAATCCGTGTCGCAAATGTTGTCATTGAAGAATCTTCTGTCGACTTCGAAATTGTCGATATGGTTTCAAATGCACGCCCATCGCGTCGCCAAACAGCAAAGGTAATCCATGCGGGACGTAAAGAAGGCCGTAGTGGGGACAAAGAGCGCATAGGTGAAAAACGTGACCGTAAAGCACGAGGCGGTAGCAAGGAGCGTCCAGCGAAGGAGAAAAAACGAAGCGGAAGCAGCGAGCGTGATCCCCGTGGACGTCGAAAAGACGGTAAAAAGAGCGACAAGCCGTTTTATGAAGGCATCGCAAAAGGTAAAAAGAAAAAAAGCAAAAAGAAGAAATAA
- the smpB gene encoding SsrA-binding protein SmpB, with the protein MAKGTGKVLAQNKKANHDYFIEETIEAGMVLTGTEIKSIRDARVQLKESYVSIRDGEAWIRNMHISPFDQGNRYNHDPLRERKLLLHKKQISELIGSVKRDGYTIVPLKIYIKDGYAKLLIGLAKGKKDYDKRNDMKKKEAKRDMERAFKDRQNS; encoded by the coding sequence ATGGCAAAAGGTACAGGTAAGGTTTTAGCGCAAAACAAAAAAGCAAACCATGATTACTTTATTGAAGAAACGATAGAAGCAGGGATGGTGCTTACAGGAACCGAGATTAAATCGATCCGTGATGCACGTGTGCAGCTGAAGGAGTCCTATGTAAGCATTCGCGATGGCGAAGCGTGGATTCGCAACATGCATATTTCTCCCTTTGATCAAGGAAATCGATACAATCATGATCCATTACGTGAGCGCAAATTGCTATTACATAAAAAGCAAATTAGTGAATTAATAGGCTCGGTAAAACGTGACGGCTATACGATTGTCCCATTAAAAATCTATATTAAAGATGGCTATGCAAAGCTGTTAATCGGTCTTGCAAAGGGGAAGAAAGATTACGATAAACGTAATGATATGAAGAAAAAAGAAGCAAAACGTGACATGGAGCGCGCCTTCAAGGATCGTCAAAATTCATAA
- a CDS encoding ABC transporter ATP-binding protein: protein MKIEVREGNFFYAKKKETKPFIYESNIDFVLEPGQIMAILGPNGAGKTTLLKCITGLNDWRQGETLIDDVPLKKIAEKELWKRIGYVPQAHKMVFGFSIEDLVVMGRAPYISSLSKPRKEDYEKAHEALNEVGILHLAKKSCNEVSGGELQLALIARTLVSNPEILILDEPESHLDVQKQVVILETLKRLSKEHQISCIINTHYPNHAFYLADQVLMIAKQKKVMIGPVHEVMTESRMKEYFNIDLRKLIFEEEDLLFETMVPLALAAKRDISACKYHPFD, encoded by the coding sequence ATGAAAATTGAAGTACGTGAAGGTAACTTCTTCTACGCAAAAAAGAAGGAAACGAAGCCCTTTATTTATGAATCTAATATTGATTTTGTATTAGAGCCGGGACAAATTATGGCAATTCTTGGACCAAATGGCGCTGGGAAAACAACGTTATTAAAATGTATTACAGGTTTAAATGATTGGCGTCAAGGGGAGACATTGATCGATGATGTGCCACTTAAAAAAATAGCTGAAAAAGAGCTATGGAAGCGTATCGGCTACGTACCACAAGCGCATAAAATGGTGTTCGGCTTTTCAATTGAGGACTTAGTCGTTATGGGACGTGCTCCATACATTAGCTCGCTTTCAAAGCCACGCAAAGAAGATTACGAAAAAGCGCATGAAGCATTAAATGAAGTTGGGATTTTACATTTAGCAAAAAAATCATGCAATGAAGTAAGTGGAGGCGAGTTACAGCTTGCCTTAATCGCACGAACGCTCGTATCGAATCCTGAAATTTTAATTTTAGATGAACCTGAATCCCATTTAGACGTTCAAAAGCAAGTTGTAATTTTAGAAACATTAAAGCGTCTTTCAAAAGAGCATCAAATTTCATGTATTATTAATACACACTACCCTAACCACGCCTTTTATTTAGCGGATCAAGTACTAATGATTGCGAAGCAGAAAAAAGTAATGATTGGTCCTGTGCATGAAGTGATGACGGAATCTCGAATGAAAGAGTATTTTAATATAGATTTACGTAAATTGATTTTTGAAGAAGAGGATTTATTGTTTGAGACAATGGTGCCATTAGCTCTTGCCGCGAAGCGAGATATTAGTGCGTGTAAGTACCATCCATTTGATTAA
- a CDS encoding alpha/beta hydrolase — MKKALSSPFFFEAGRRAVLLLHGFTGSSADVRMLGRYLEKHGYTSLAPHYKGHGVPPEELIVTNPHDWWQDVINGYNQLKQAGYEEIAVAGLSLGGVFSLKLALEQPVKGVVTMCSPMTMRTTDTMFEGVIEYAKQYKKQQGKSEQEIELEIKAIKQQGMASLPDLQQLIHEVRQSIDLLYAPILIIQSRHDQVINPDSANIIYNSVESIQKEIRWFEQSGHVITLDKEKDQLHEEVLTFLNTLDWII, encoded by the coding sequence ATGAAAAAGGCTTTGTCTTCACCGTTTTTCTTTGAGGCAGGACGACGGGCGGTTTTATTACTACATGGTTTTACAGGGAGCTCTGCGGATGTGCGCATGCTAGGTCGTTATTTAGAAAAGCATGGCTATACATCACTTGCCCCGCATTATAAAGGACATGGTGTACCACCAGAGGAACTTATTGTCACGAATCCACATGATTGGTGGCAAGATGTGATAAATGGGTATAATCAATTAAAACAAGCAGGCTATGAAGAAATTGCAGTGGCTGGCCTATCACTAGGCGGTGTTTTTTCATTAAAGCTTGCACTTGAACAGCCGGTGAAAGGTGTCGTCACAATGTGTTCACCTATGACAATGCGCACAACAGACACTATGTTTGAAGGTGTCATTGAATATGCTAAACAATACAAAAAACAACAAGGTAAAAGTGAACAGGAAATTGAATTAGAGATCAAAGCGATCAAACAGCAGGGAATGGCATCATTACCTGATTTGCAGCAGCTGATTCACGAAGTAAGACAGTCCATTGACTTACTTTATGCCCCGATTTTAATTATCCAATCGCGTCATGATCAAGTCATTAACCCAGATTCTGCAAACATAATCTACAACAGCGTCGAATCTATTCAAAAAGAAATACGCTGGTTTGAACAATCCGGACATGTTATTACACTCGATAAAGAAAAAGATCAGCTTCATGAAGAAGTTCTCACGTTTTTAAATACGCTAGATTGGATAATCTAA
- a CDS encoding helix-turn-helix domain-containing protein: protein MNHLRHLTVVDKMVIFIETILQNNNCLKEIEANFSHNYPNYEVIFHTYIGLSVSEYINQARIMEAEKLLEHTTLDFKEIATRIGMNGYFEFMQLFKQVNGISPSTYRNQLLKDLNLTTEEK from the coding sequence ATGAACCATTTACGCCATTTGACAGTAGTAGATAAGATGGTGATTTTTATTGAAACAATATTACAAAACAATAATTGCTTAAAAGAGATAGAGGCGAATTTCTCGCATAATTACCCAAACTATGAGGTAATTTTTCACACATATATAGGACTAAGTGTTTCTGAATATATTAATCAGGCACGCATCATGGAAGCAGAGAAATTGCTGGAGCATACAACCCTGGATTTCAAAGAAATTGCAACGAGAATAGGGATGAATGGCTACTTTGAATTTATGCAGCTATTTAAGCAGGTGAATGGCATTTCACCGAGCACGTATCGTAATCAATTGTTAAAGGATCTAAATCTAACTACAGAAGAGAAGTAA